The uncultured Methanomethylovorans sp. genome contains a region encoding:
- a CDS encoding CPBP family intramembrane glutamic endopeptidase — protein MQTLGFRKNISWLKMVVTIILLVIVWTLLHLTIFMPVLNHLNGTTQDLSAFENLKENFNQLLFFLMLTWTLAAFGEEIVYTGYLQKRILDLFGDTRSEIILAVGISSLLFGLAHTEQGTIGVILTFLDAIFFSLIKIHYRNNL, from the coding sequence ATGCAAACTTTAGGTTTCAGGAAAAATATTAGCTGGCTTAAGATGGTAGTCACTATTATATTATTAGTGATCGTCTGGACCCTTTTGCATCTGACCATATTCATGCCAGTACTGAATCACTTGAACGGAACAACACAAGACCTAAGTGCATTCGAAAACCTGAAAGAAAATTTCAATCAGTTGTTGTTCTTCCTGATGCTGACATGGACTTTAGCTGCATTCGGAGAAGAGATCGTGTACACGGGCTATCTCCAAAAAAGGATACTGGACCTGTTCGGAGACACAAGGTCCGAGATCATTCTTGCAGTGGGTATTTCTTCCTTATTATTCGGACTTGCACATACGGAACAGGGAACAATAGGAGTCATCCTCACTTTTCTGGATGCGATCTTTTTCAGTCTGATCAAAATTCATTATAGAAACAACCTCTAG